One Actinospica robiniae DSM 44927 genomic region harbors:
- the dapA gene encoding 4-hydroxy-tetrahydrodipicolinate synthase, with protein sequence MASFTSSVPFGRVVTAMVTPFAADGGLDLDGAQQLAQQLVDAGSTGLVVNGTTGEAPTTTDAEKSALVRAVLEAVGDRARVIAGVGSNDTRHTVEQALAADGAGAHALLVVTPYYSKPPQAGVRAHFETVADATGLPVMLYDIPGRTATPIETETLLRLAEHPRIVAVKDAKGDLGASSRVMAETDLAYYCGDDMLNLPFAAIGSVGTVSVVSHLVAAELAAMYEAYFAGDVAKARDIHRMLLPVYTGVFRTQGVITIKAALRALGRPGGPLRLPLVELDGAGLATLRADLAAVGIAI encoded by the coding sequence ATGGCGTCCTTCACCAGCTCCGTGCCCTTCGGCCGCGTCGTCACCGCGATGGTCACCCCCTTCGCCGCCGACGGCGGCCTCGACCTCGACGGCGCGCAGCAGTTGGCCCAGCAGCTCGTGGACGCCGGCAGCACCGGCCTGGTCGTCAACGGCACCACCGGCGAGGCCCCGACCACCACCGACGCCGAGAAGAGCGCGCTGGTGCGCGCCGTGCTCGAGGCCGTGGGCGACCGGGCCCGGGTCATCGCGGGCGTCGGCAGCAACGACACCCGGCACACGGTCGAGCAGGCCCTGGCCGCCGACGGCGCCGGCGCGCACGCGCTGCTCGTGGTCACGCCCTACTACAGCAAGCCGCCGCAGGCCGGGGTGCGGGCGCACTTCGAGACCGTCGCCGACGCCACCGGGCTGCCGGTCATGCTGTATGACATCCCCGGCCGCACCGCCACCCCGATCGAGACCGAGACGCTGCTGCGCCTGGCCGAGCACCCGCGGATCGTCGCGGTCAAGGACGCCAAGGGCGACCTCGGCGCGTCCAGCCGGGTCATGGCGGAGACCGACCTGGCCTACTACTGCGGCGACGACATGCTCAACCTGCCCTTCGCGGCGATCGGCTCGGTCGGCACCGTCTCCGTCGTCTCCCACCTCGTGGCCGCCGAGCTGGCCGCCATGTACGAGGCCTACTTCGCCGGCGACGTGGCCAAGGCCCGCGACATCCACCGGATGCTGCTTCCGGTGTACACGGGTGTGTTCCGCACGCAGGGGGTAATCACCATCAAGGCGGCGTTGCGCGCCCTCGGCCGGCCCGGCGGTCCGCTGCGGCTGCCGCTGGTCGAGCTGGACGGGGCCGGGCTGGCCACGCTCCGGGCCGACCTGGCGGCGGTCGGCATCGCCATCTGA
- a CDS encoding ribonuclease J encodes MSHPHPELGTPPPLSEGALRVTPLGGLGEIGRNMTVFEFGGKLLIVDCGVLFPEPEQPGVDLILPDFTSIRDRYDDVVAVVLTHGHEDHIGAVPYLLKERADIPLIGSQLTLALIEAKLAEHRIRPYTLEVKEGQTERIGPFDCSFLAVNHSIPDALAVVIKTPAGTVLHTGDFKMDQLPLDGRLTDLAGVSRLGEEGLDLVLVDSTNAEVPGFVASEREIQPALDRAFANAERRLIVASFASHVHRIQQVLDCAVKYRRKVAFIGRSMVRNMGVARDLGYLRVPEGLVIDAKQIEELPPEQVVLVCTGSQGEPMAALSRMASRDHQIRIVENDTVVLASSLIPGNESAVYRVINGLSRWGANVVHKGNAKVHVSGHASAGELLYFYNLAKPRNVMPVHGEWRHLRANADLAVLTGVPRERTVLAEDGVAVDLVDGVARIAGKVPCGYVYVDGASIGDITEASLKDRRILGDEGFISVFAVVDSDTGKVTGTLQVQSRGAGIDDEQLAAVIPKIEEALADAAAEGVGEAYQLQQIIRRVVGKWVDVTFRRRPMILPVIIEV; translated from the coding sequence ATGAGCCATCCCCACCCCGAGCTGGGGACCCCTCCGCCGCTGTCCGAAGGTGCCCTGCGGGTCACTCCGCTCGGCGGCCTGGGCGAGATCGGCCGCAACATGACCGTGTTCGAGTTCGGCGGCAAGCTGCTGATCGTCGACTGCGGGGTGCTCTTCCCCGAGCCCGAGCAGCCCGGCGTGGACCTGATCCTGCCGGACTTCACCTCGATCCGGGACCGGTACGACGACGTCGTCGCGGTCGTGCTCACGCACGGTCACGAGGACCACATCGGCGCGGTGCCCTACCTGCTCAAGGAGCGGGCCGACATCCCGCTGATCGGCTCTCAGCTGACCCTCGCGCTGATCGAGGCGAAGCTGGCCGAGCACCGGATCCGGCCGTACACGCTGGAGGTGAAGGAGGGTCAGACCGAGCGGATCGGGCCCTTCGACTGCTCGTTCCTCGCGGTCAACCACTCCATCCCGGACGCCCTCGCCGTGGTCATCAAGACCCCGGCCGGCACCGTGCTGCACACCGGCGACTTCAAGATGGACCAGCTGCCGCTCGACGGCCGGCTGACCGACCTGGCCGGGGTCTCCCGGCTGGGCGAGGAGGGCCTGGACCTGGTGCTGGTGGACTCCACCAACGCCGAGGTGCCCGGCTTCGTGGCCAGCGAGCGGGAGATCCAGCCCGCGCTCGACCGCGCCTTCGCGAACGCCGAGCGCCGCCTGATCGTCGCGTCCTTCGCCAGCCACGTGCACCGGATCCAGCAGGTGCTCGACTGCGCGGTCAAGTACCGGCGCAAGGTCGCCTTCATCGGCCGCTCGATGGTGCGCAACATGGGCGTCGCCCGCGACCTCGGCTACCTGCGCGTGCCCGAGGGCCTGGTGATCGACGCCAAGCAGATCGAGGAGCTCCCACCGGAGCAGGTGGTGCTGGTGTGCACCGGTTCGCAGGGCGAGCCGATGGCCGCGCTCTCCCGGATGGCCAGCCGCGACCACCAGATCCGGATCGTGGAGAACGACACGGTCGTGCTCGCGTCCTCGCTGATCCCCGGCAACGAGTCGGCGGTCTACCGCGTCATCAACGGCCTGAGCCGTTGGGGCGCGAACGTCGTGCACAAGGGCAACGCGAAGGTGCACGTCTCCGGGCACGCCTCGGCCGGCGAGCTGCTGTACTTCTACAACCTGGCCAAGCCACGCAACGTCATGCCGGTCCACGGCGAATGGCGCCACCTGCGCGCGAACGCCGACCTGGCCGTGCTCACCGGCGTCCCTCGCGAGCGCACGGTGCTCGCCGAGGACGGCGTGGCCGTGGACCTGGTCGACGGCGTCGCCCGGATCGCCGGCAAGGTCCCGTGCGGATACGTGTACGTCGACGGCGCCTCCATCGGCGACATCACCGAGGCCTCGCTCAAGGACCGCCGGATCCTCGGCGACGAGGGCTTCATCTCCGTCTTCGCCGTGGTCGACTCGGACACCGGCAAGGTCACCGGCACGCTGCAGGTCCAGTCCCGGGGCGCCGGCATCGACGACGAGCAGCTCGCCGCGGTCATCCCGAAGATCGAGGAGGCCCTCGCCGACGCCGCCGCCGAAGGCGTGGGCGAGGCCTACCAGCTGCAGCAGATCATCCGCCGAGTGGTCGGCAAGTGGGTCGACGTGACCTTCCGCCGCCGCCCGATGATCCTGCCGGTGATCATCGAGGTCTGA
- the dapB gene encoding 4-hydroxy-tetrahydrodipicolinate reductase, translating into MSIAVAVFGAAGRMGRQVCDAVEAAEGLELVARVDVGEDPKLAVEAGARVAVDFTHPDAVLGNLEFCVRNGIHVVVGTSGFGPDKIEQVQRLLAENPESGVGVLVAPNFSLGAVLMMKFAAQAAPYFESVEIVELHHPDKADAPSGTALRTAQLIADARTAAGTAPSPDATVHDEGGHRGGKVQDVTIHSVRLRGLVAHQEVLLGGVGETLTLRHDSLDRASFMPGVVVGVREVAAHPGLTIGLEHYLSL; encoded by the coding sequence GTGAGTATCGCTGTGGCCGTGTTCGGCGCGGCCGGCCGGATGGGCCGTCAGGTGTGCGACGCGGTCGAGGCCGCCGAGGGCCTGGAGCTGGTGGCCCGCGTCGACGTGGGCGAGGACCCGAAGCTGGCCGTCGAGGCGGGCGCGCGGGTCGCGGTGGACTTCACCCACCCGGACGCCGTGCTGGGCAACCTCGAGTTCTGCGTCCGCAACGGCATCCACGTGGTCGTGGGCACCAGCGGCTTCGGCCCGGACAAGATCGAGCAGGTGCAGCGGCTGCTGGCGGAGAACCCGGAGTCGGGCGTGGGCGTACTGGTGGCCCCGAACTTCTCCCTCGGCGCGGTCCTGATGATGAAGTTCGCGGCCCAGGCGGCCCCGTACTTCGAGTCGGTGGAGATCGTCGAGCTGCACCACCCGGACAAGGCCGACGCCCCGAGCGGCACCGCGCTGCGCACCGCGCAGCTGATCGCCGACGCGCGCACCGCCGCGGGCACGGCCCCGTCGCCCGACGCCACCGTGCACGACGAGGGCGGCCACCGCGGCGGCAAGGTGCAGGACGTGACGATCCACTCGGTGCGCCTGCGCGGCCTGGTCGCGCACCAGGAAGTGCTGCTCGGCGGCGTGGGCGAGACCCTGACGCTGCGCCACGACTCCCTCGACCGCGCCTCGTTCATGCCCGGCGTGGTCGTCGGCGTGCGTGAAGTCGCCGCGCACCCCGGGCTGACGATCGGCCTCGAGCACTATCTGAGCCTGTGA
- a CDS encoding M16 family metallopeptidase yields the protein MSDSVEVISAAAYTEGEPAGGELLLEGTDGSGAVRRTVLPGGIRVVTEAMPLVRSVSIGIWVGVGSRDESPAVAGASHFLEHLLFKGTPRRSALDISAEIEAVGGDINAFTTKEYTCYYARVLDADLPLAADVLTDVVGAALLREQDVESERGVILEEIAMTEDDPGDLVHEEFSLALWGDTPLGRPIAGSVDSVRELSRDQIAEHYRSHYTGPNLVVAAAGNLTHEHVVELVWAGFEQVARHSHISLDRELGPNVSRAELDAAAGPAPLTLAPAVRLLGKKTEQAHLVLGTPGVNRLDDRRWALGVLAAVLGGGMSSRLFQEVREKRGLAYSVYSFATQFTDSGAFGVYAGCQPKKLREVLSLCRDEIGKAAADGISESELALGIGQLRGGTVLGLEDTGSRMSRLGKSELVYGQHLSVDEVLERMGAVTMDEVRRVAAELLATAPATAVVGPYQNVEDFS from the coding sequence GTGAGCGACTCCGTCGAGGTGATCTCGGCCGCCGCCTATACGGAGGGTGAGCCGGCGGGCGGAGAGCTGCTGCTCGAGGGCACGGACGGGTCCGGCGCGGTGCGTCGGACCGTCCTGCCCGGCGGCATCCGGGTGGTGACCGAGGCGATGCCGCTGGTGCGCTCGGTCTCGATCGGGATATGGGTGGGCGTCGGCTCGCGGGACGAGTCTCCCGCGGTGGCCGGCGCCAGCCACTTCCTCGAGCACCTGCTGTTCAAGGGCACGCCGCGGCGCAGCGCCCTGGACATCTCGGCCGAGATCGAGGCGGTCGGCGGGGATATCAACGCCTTCACCACGAAGGAGTACACCTGCTACTACGCGCGGGTGCTCGACGCCGACCTGCCGCTGGCCGCGGACGTGCTCACCGACGTGGTGGGCGCGGCGCTGCTGCGCGAGCAGGACGTCGAGTCCGAGCGCGGGGTGATCCTCGAAGAGATCGCCATGACCGAGGACGACCCGGGCGACCTGGTGCACGAGGAGTTCTCGCTGGCGCTGTGGGGCGACACCCCGCTCGGCCGGCCGATCGCCGGCTCGGTCGACTCGGTGCGCGAGCTCTCCCGGGACCAGATCGCCGAGCACTACCGCAGCCACTACACCGGGCCCAACCTGGTGGTGGCCGCGGCCGGCAACCTGACCCACGAGCACGTGGTCGAACTGGTGTGGGCGGGCTTCGAGCAGGTCGCCCGGCACTCGCACATCAGCCTGGACCGGGAGCTCGGCCCGAACGTCTCCCGGGCCGAACTGGACGCGGCGGCCGGACCGGCCCCGCTCACCCTGGCCCCCGCGGTGCGGCTGCTGGGCAAGAAGACCGAGCAGGCGCACCTCGTGCTCGGCACCCCGGGCGTCAACCGGCTCGACGACCGGCGCTGGGCGCTGGGCGTGCTGGCCGCGGTGCTCGGCGGCGGCATGTCCTCCCGGCTGTTCCAGGAGGTCCGGGAGAAGCGCGGGCTGGCCTACTCGGTCTACAGCTTCGCCACCCAGTTCACCGACTCCGGCGCCTTCGGCGTCTACGCGGGCTGCCAGCCGAAGAAGCTGCGCGAGGTGCTCTCGCTGTGCCGGGACGAGATCGGCAAGGCCGCGGCGGACGGGATCAGCGAGAGCGAGCTCGCCCTCGGCATCGGCCAGCTGCGCGGCGGCACCGTGCTGGGGCTGGAGGATACCGGATCGCGGATGAGCCGGCTGGGCAAGAGCGAGTTGGTCTACGGTCAGCATCTGTCGGTGGACGAAGTGCTCGAGCGCATGGGCGCGGTGACCATGGACGAGGTGCGGCGGGTCGCCGCCGAACTGTTGGCGACGGCCCCGGCCACGGCGGTCGTCGGTCCCTACCAGAACGTCGAGGATTTCTCGTGA
- a CDS encoding polyribonucleotide nucleotidyltransferase: protein MEGSEIATTEAVIDNGRFGTRKVTFETGRLARQAAGSAVAYLDDETMVLSATTYSKTPKDQLDFFPLTVDVEERMYAAGRIPGSFFRREGRPSEDAILTCRLIDRPLRPSFAKGLRNEIQIVCTVMALHPQHLYDVIAINAASASTQLAGLPFSGPIGGVRVGLIEGQWVAFPTHEELQSAVFDMVVAGRVLPDGDVAIMMVEAEATDKTITLVGEGAGAPTEEIVAEGLDAAKPFIKELCRAQAELAKQAAKPVAEFPRYLDYQDDVYEAVAASVSAELAAAMTIAGKQERETEQDRLKAVTLEKLAGQFEGREKEISGAYRSLTKKLVRERIIRDRVRIDGRGVTDIRALSAEVDTVPRVHGSALFERGETQILGITTLNMLRMEQQIDTLNPENRKRYMHNYNFPPYSTGETGRVGSPKRREIGHGALAERALVPVLPTREEFPYAIRQVSEALGSNGSTSMGSVCASTMSLLNAGVPLKAPVAGIAMGLVSAEIEGKTQYVALTDILGAEDAFGDMDFKVAGTKDFVTALQLDTKLDGIPAEVLGQALKQAREARLHVLDVMLEAIDVPDEMSELAPRIITVKIPVDKIGEVIGPKGKMINQIQEDTGAEITIEDDGTIYIGATTGAAAEQARATINQIANPTMPEVGERFLGTVVKTTAFGAFVSLMPGKDGLLHISQLRKIAGGKRVENVDDVVKVGDKIQVEISEIDQRGKLSLAPVVAEEEAAAPQAS from the coding sequence ATGGAGGGTTCCGAGATCGCGACGACCGAGGCGGTCATCGACAACGGGCGCTTCGGCACCCGGAAGGTCACGTTCGAGACCGGGCGTCTGGCCCGGCAGGCGGCGGGGTCCGCCGTGGCCTACCTGGACGACGAGACCATGGTCCTGTCGGCCACCACCTACTCCAAGACACCGAAGGACCAGCTGGACTTCTTCCCGCTGACCGTCGACGTCGAGGAGCGCATGTACGCGGCCGGGCGCATCCCCGGATCGTTCTTCCGCCGTGAGGGCCGGCCCTCCGAGGACGCCATCCTCACCTGCCGCCTGATCGACCGGCCGCTGCGCCCGTCCTTCGCCAAGGGCCTGCGCAACGAGATCCAGATCGTGTGCACCGTGATGGCGCTGCACCCGCAGCACCTCTACGACGTGATCGCGATCAACGCGGCCTCCGCCTCCACCCAGCTGGCCGGCCTGCCCTTCTCCGGCCCGATCGGCGGCGTGCGCGTCGGCCTGATCGAGGGCCAGTGGGTCGCCTTCCCGACCCACGAGGAGCTGCAGAGCGCGGTCTTCGACATGGTCGTGGCCGGCCGGGTGCTGCCCGACGGCGACGTGGCCATCATGATGGTCGAGGCCGAGGCCACCGACAAGACCATCACCCTGGTCGGCGAGGGCGCGGGCGCCCCGACCGAGGAGATCGTGGCCGAGGGCCTCGACGCCGCCAAGCCCTTCATCAAGGAGCTGTGCCGGGCCCAGGCCGAGCTGGCGAAGCAGGCGGCCAAGCCGGTCGCCGAGTTCCCCCGCTACCTCGACTACCAGGACGACGTGTACGAGGCCGTGGCCGCGTCCGTCTCCGCCGAGCTCGCCGCCGCGATGACCATCGCCGGCAAGCAGGAGCGCGAGACCGAGCAGGACCGGCTCAAGGCCGTGACGCTCGAGAAGCTCGCCGGCCAGTTCGAGGGCCGGGAGAAGGAGATCTCCGGCGCCTACCGCTCGCTGACCAAGAAGCTGGTGCGCGAGCGCATCATCCGGGACCGGGTGCGCATCGACGGCCGCGGCGTGACCGACATCCGCGCCCTGTCGGCCGAGGTCGACACGGTTCCGCGGGTGCACGGCTCGGCCCTGTTCGAGCGCGGCGAGACCCAGATCCTGGGCATCACCACGCTCAACATGCTCCGGATGGAACAGCAGATCGACACGCTGAACCCGGAGAACCGCAAGCGCTACATGCACAACTACAACTTCCCGCCCTACTCCACCGGCGAGACCGGCCGGGTGGGCTCGCCCAAGCGGCGCGAGATCGGCCACGGCGCGCTGGCCGAGCGGGCGCTGGTGCCGGTGCTGCCGACCCGCGAGGAGTTCCCGTACGCGATCCGGCAGGTCTCCGAGGCCCTCGGCTCCAACGGCTCGACCTCGATGGGCTCGGTCTGCGCCTCGACCATGTCCCTGCTCAACGCCGGCGTGCCGCTCAAGGCGCCGGTCGCGGGCATCGCGATGGGCCTGGTCTCGGCCGAGATCGAGGGCAAGACCCAGTACGTGGCGCTGACCGACATCCTCGGCGCCGAGGACGCGTTCGGCGACATGGACTTCAAGGTCGCCGGCACGAAGGACTTCGTCACCGCGCTGCAGCTCGACACCAAGCTCGACGGCATCCCGGCCGAGGTGCTCGGCCAGGCGCTCAAGCAGGCCCGCGAGGCGCGCCTGCACGTGCTCGACGTGATGCTCGAGGCGATCGACGTGCCGGACGAGATGTCCGAGCTCGCGCCGCGCATCATCACGGTGAAGATCCCGGTGGACAAGATCGGCGAGGTCATCGGCCCGAAGGGCAAGATGATCAACCAGATCCAGGAGGACACCGGCGCCGAGATCACCATCGAGGACGACGGCACCATCTACATCGGCGCCACCACCGGCGCCGCGGCGGAGCAGGCCCGGGCGACGATCAACCAGATCGCCAACCCGACCATGCCCGAGGTGGGCGAGCGCTTCCTGGGCACGGTCGTGAAGACCACCGCCTTCGGCGCCTTCGTCTCGCTGATGCCCGGCAAGGACGGCCTGCTGCACATCTCGCAGCTGCGCAAGATCGCCGGCGGCAAGCGGGTGGAGAACGTCGACGACGTGGTCAAGGTCGGCGACAAGATCCAGGTCGAGATCTCCGAGATCGACCAGCGCGGCAAGCTCTCGCTCGCCCCGGTGGTCGCCGAGGAAGAGGCCGCGGCCCCGCAGGCGTCGTAG
- the rpsO gene encoding 30S ribosomal protein S15 has translation MSLDIATKKQIMTEYATVEGDTGSPEVQVALLTKRINDLTEHVKLHKHDHHSRRGLLQLVGKRRRLLKYLAHKDITRYRSLIERLGLRR, from the coding sequence GTGTCCCTGGACATCGCCACGAAGAAGCAGATCATGACCGAGTACGCGACGGTCGAGGGTGACACCGGTTCCCCGGAGGTGCAGGTCGCGCTGCTCACCAAGCGTATCAACGACCTGACCGAGCACGTCAAGCTGCACAAGCACGACCACCACTCGCGTCGTGGCCTGCTGCAGCTGGTCGGCAAGCGCCGCCGGCTGCTGAAGTACCTGGCGCACAAGGACATCACGCGCTACCGCTCGCTGATCGAGCGGTTGGGGCTGCGCCGCTAG
- the eccD gene encoding type VII secretion integral membrane protein EccD codes for MAANVMTGFCRITVVAPDVRVDVALPEDVPLAELLPDILRMADQWQNEGAHSGFAMARLDGGELDTGLSLSAQGVRNGDLLYLRAATETLPPPVYDDVVDAIVRSVADDKRMWSAPHFRRLGLIGGSMMLAVGAWVLWTSADPHGMPAAVAAILAVLLTVSGGVCSRSYKDHVGGAVLGGCAVPYAFLAGLGVLSLSQTAGLGRSHFLVACAAVLVVAVIGGVVQEEHDEVYLAAGIAGTIGALTAAVGLATHADPVKLAAGAGTVAVAAIGFLPGLAMRLVRFPMPQLIDGAPQVGPGGQQQRATLPAGNDDPVDTEAMARRTRRGHELLTGLVAACALVTVVCALTLSFTTLHSGGGAWAQGMAGILGLVLVSRARLLRRTPQVTALIGGGVITETILLVGATLQLSATARQTWYFAVVLAVGLLLLLVGYALPGRSLSPRWARTVDMLDALLLASVIPVLLGVLAVYNTVQSVGH; via the coding sequence GTGGCTGCCAATGTCATGACAGGGTTCTGTCGTATCACGGTGGTGGCTCCGGACGTGCGGGTGGACGTCGCGCTGCCGGAGGATGTGCCGCTGGCCGAGTTGCTGCCGGACATCCTGCGGATGGCCGACCAGTGGCAGAACGAGGGCGCGCACTCGGGATTCGCCATGGCCCGGCTGGACGGCGGCGAGCTCGACACGGGCCTGTCGCTCTCCGCCCAGGGCGTGCGCAACGGAGACCTTCTTTATCTGCGTGCTGCCACCGAGACGCTGCCGCCGCCGGTCTACGACGACGTGGTGGACGCGATCGTGCGCTCGGTCGCGGACGACAAGCGGATGTGGTCGGCCCCGCACTTCCGCCGGCTCGGGCTGATCGGCGGCTCGATGATGCTCGCGGTGGGCGCCTGGGTGCTGTGGACCTCGGCCGACCCGCACGGGATGCCCGCGGCCGTGGCCGCCATCCTGGCCGTGCTGCTGACCGTCTCCGGCGGCGTGTGCTCGCGTTCTTACAAGGACCACGTCGGCGGCGCGGTGCTCGGCGGCTGCGCGGTGCCCTACGCGTTCCTGGCCGGCCTCGGCGTGCTGTCGCTGAGCCAGACCGCGGGCCTGGGCCGCAGCCACTTCCTGGTCGCCTGCGCGGCGGTGCTGGTGGTCGCGGTGATCGGCGGGGTGGTGCAGGAGGAGCACGACGAGGTCTACCTGGCCGCGGGCATCGCCGGCACCATCGGCGCGCTGACCGCCGCGGTGGGCCTGGCCACCCACGCCGATCCGGTCAAGCTCGCGGCCGGGGCCGGCACCGTGGCCGTCGCCGCGATCGGCTTCCTGCCGGGCCTGGCCATGCGGCTGGTGCGCTTCCCGATGCCGCAGCTGATCGACGGCGCCCCGCAGGTGGGCCCGGGCGGGCAGCAGCAGCGCGCGACCCTGCCGGCCGGCAACGACGACCCGGTGGACACCGAGGCCATGGCCCGGCGCACCCGGCGCGGCCACGAACTGCTCACCGGCCTGGTCGCGGCCTGCGCGCTGGTGACGGTCGTGTGCGCGCTGACGCTCTCGTTCACCACGCTGCACAGCGGCGGCGGCGCCTGGGCGCAGGGCATGGCCGGCATCCTCGGCCTGGTGCTCGTCTCCCGGGCCCGGCTGCTGCGGCGCACCCCCCAGGTCACGGCGCTGATCGGCGGCGGCGTGATCACCGAGACGATCCTGCTGGTCGGCGCGACCCTGCAGCTCTCGGCCACGGCCCGGCAGACCTGGTACTTCGCCGTGGTGCTGGCGGTCGGCCTGCTCCTGCTGCTGGTCGGCTACGCGCTGCCGGGCCGCTCGCTCTCGCCGCGCTGGGCCCGCACGGTGGACATGCTCGACGCGCTGCTGCTGGCCTCGGTCATCCCGGTGCTGCTCGGCGTGCTGGCGGTGTACAACACGGTGCAGTCGGTCGGTCACTGA